A single Cnuibacter physcomitrellae DNA region contains:
- a CDS encoding TIM-barrel domain-containing protein, with the protein MQSSPRSRHRMRLGASAAALLGLAAGALTAGAAGAAVAAPAAAPGEVAASQTVISGDARFQVLSPTLIRTEYAGDGRFDDAGTFNVIGRGDFAPAEFTTSTEDGWLTIDTGSAVVRYREGSGDFGPDNLTLSLTTSTGQDVTAAPWPDDSAPSCEVGVLCEAESLTLDGLGIAKNHTGYTGGGFVAGFEAVGNSLSFDTTVDTDGPYDLTLRYANNRPGDGSLATRTVTVTVDGGAAQTLELTPTDSWDTWALATAPLDLTAGAHTVRVERTAGDSGNVNVDSLAVVTRGSDYPGAVTAPAAADCAFGSVCEAETSTLAGGAVPATDHNGFSGDAFVAGLGQGASQTLHVTGVPAAGTYALQIRYANGQPTSRPVSVQVGSAAATTADLPATSGWDYWQTVSVPVDLAAGANDVTLGCPDGDSCQLNVDTVAVTASDSPVLAPHAALGGYRRDLDTANGSVKTNPGLLYQDGWSLVDDTASALYDPATEVITQRDHGGADYADGYLFAYGTDYEHALGELAQLTGPSMLLPQWAYGVWYSEYYDRTDEEFLGIADRFAAEGVPVDLMAVDTDYKSPDKWNGWEVDKTRFPDMAAFLAELESRGIHNTLNIHPTIGANDPKFPAAQATANGALTQSGDKYLFDWSDPAQLQAYFDLHTDIQDQGVDLWWLDWCCSEGSQYSQPGVTPDAFINQQYANQTSAALDGRGFAFSRAYGSLTAGGYGNPQPVPTGPWADKRTTLHFTGDTVSTWQMLAAQIGYTPGESAATGLSAISHDIGGHTGGDTHPGAEPDSTQLADDLYARWVQYGTFQPIDRLHSNHSDRLPWQYGEEADASASQFLNLRENLVPLSYTLAAEAQSTGVPVTRPLYLQYPDQQEAYGQAGREYLYGSDILVAPVTTPGSTADTTVWFPAGDDWVDWFTGEVHAGGTTATVTTGLDRMPVFVRAGGIVPSRSANVPNASAPLTDVTLSVAAGADGSFDLYEDDGGAADVVQSATTAVTYTQQGAGGTLAIAPASGSFAGQVSDRTWTAEFSDVDAPVTVLVDGVAVPAASAGSGAAAAAPAAGWTYDAATRTLTVPVSTRSVSSGATVTFSPDALPTPALAVGSPSVAAGSTQTVTGSGFPADVDVALTTAPDLGSATAHTDAAGAFTADLPVAAGAAAGDYTVVASVAGAELARATFAVTAAGGPGGPGGPGEPGGPGAPGGPGTGPGSGSGGSGSGSGSGSGSGSNSGDLASTGFALPGALLAASALVAVGAALTWRLRRRRLRHGD; encoded by the coding sequence ATGCAGTCCTCACCCCGCAGCCGTCATCGGATGCGCCTCGGCGCCTCCGCCGCCGCACTCCTCGGCCTGGCCGCGGGCGCGCTCACCGCGGGGGCCGCGGGCGCCGCCGTGGCGGCACCCGCCGCCGCTCCCGGCGAGGTCGCCGCATCGCAGACGGTCATCTCCGGCGACGCGCGCTTCCAGGTGCTCTCGCCCACCCTCATCCGCACGGAGTACGCGGGCGACGGACGGTTCGACGACGCGGGCACGTTCAACGTCATCGGTCGCGGCGACTTCGCTCCCGCGGAGTTCACCACCTCCACCGAGGACGGCTGGCTGACGATCGACACCGGCAGCGCGGTCGTGCGGTACCGGGAGGGGTCGGGCGACTTCGGCCCCGACAACCTCACCCTCTCCCTCACGACCTCGACCGGGCAGGACGTGACGGCGGCGCCCTGGCCCGACGACAGCGCCCCCTCGTGCGAGGTCGGCGTGCTCTGCGAGGCCGAGTCGCTCACCCTCGACGGGCTGGGGATCGCGAAGAACCACACCGGCTACACCGGCGGCGGCTTCGTCGCGGGGTTCGAGGCCGTGGGCAACTCGCTCTCGTTCGACACCACCGTCGACACGGACGGCCCGTACGACCTCACGCTGCGCTACGCGAACAACCGGCCCGGCGACGGCTCCCTCGCCACCCGCACGGTCACGGTCACCGTCGACGGCGGGGCCGCGCAGACCCTCGAGCTGACGCCCACCGACAGCTGGGATACCTGGGCGCTCGCCACCGCGCCGCTCGACCTCACGGCCGGGGCGCACACCGTCCGCGTCGAGCGCACCGCCGGCGACTCGGGCAACGTCAACGTCGACAGCCTCGCCGTGGTGACCCGCGGATCGGACTACCCGGGTGCGGTCACCGCGCCCGCCGCCGCGGACTGCGCCTTCGGCAGCGTCTGCGAGGCCGAGACCTCGACGCTCGCGGGCGGCGCCGTGCCGGCGACCGACCACAACGGCTTCTCCGGCGACGCCTTCGTCGCAGGCCTCGGCCAGGGGGCCTCACAGACCCTGCACGTCACCGGCGTGCCGGCCGCGGGGACCTACGCCCTCCAGATCCGCTACGCGAACGGGCAGCCCACGTCGCGGCCCGTGTCGGTGCAGGTCGGCTCCGCCGCGGCGACCACCGCCGACCTGCCCGCCACCAGCGGGTGGGACTACTGGCAGACCGTCTCCGTCCCGGTCGACCTCGCCGCCGGTGCGAACGACGTCACCCTCGGCTGCCCGGATGGGGACAGCTGCCAGCTGAACGTCGACACCGTCGCGGTCACCGCATCCGACTCGCCGGTCCTCGCGCCCCACGCCGCCCTCGGTGGCTACCGCCGCGATCTCGACACGGCGAACGGCTCGGTCAAGACGAACCCCGGCCTGCTCTACCAGGACGGCTGGTCGCTCGTCGACGACACCGCCTCCGCCCTGTACGACCCGGCGACCGAGGTCATCACGCAGCGCGACCACGGGGGAGCGGACTACGCCGACGGCTACCTCTTCGCCTACGGCACCGACTACGAGCACGCTCTCGGCGAGCTCGCGCAGCTGACCGGACCGTCGATGCTGCTGCCGCAGTGGGCGTACGGCGTCTGGTACTCGGAGTACTACGACCGCACCGACGAGGAGTTCCTCGGCATCGCGGACCGCTTCGCCGCGGAGGGCGTGCCGGTCGACCTGATGGCGGTCGACACCGACTACAAGTCGCCCGACAAGTGGAACGGCTGGGAGGTCGACAAGACCCGGTTCCCCGACATGGCGGCCTTCCTCGCCGAGCTCGAGTCGCGGGGCATCCACAACACCCTGAACATCCATCCCACGATCGGCGCGAACGACCCCAAGTTCCCCGCCGCGCAGGCCACGGCGAACGGAGCGCTCACCCAGAGCGGCGACAAGTACCTCTTCGACTGGTCCGACCCCGCGCAGCTGCAGGCGTACTTCGACCTGCACACCGACATCCAGGACCAGGGGGTCGACCTGTGGTGGCTCGACTGGTGCTGCAGCGAGGGGTCGCAGTACTCGCAGCCCGGCGTGACCCCGGACGCCTTCATCAACCAGCAGTACGCGAACCAGACCTCCGCCGCTCTCGACGGTCGCGGGTTCGCGTTCTCCCGGGCGTACGGCTCGCTGACGGCGGGCGGCTACGGCAACCCGCAGCCGGTGCCGACCGGACCGTGGGCCGACAAGCGGACCACGCTGCACTTCACCGGCGACACCGTCTCGACGTGGCAGATGCTCGCGGCGCAGATCGGGTACACGCCCGGGGAGTCGGCTGCGACCGGCCTCAGCGCCATCAGCCACGACATCGGCGGGCACACCGGCGGCGACACGCATCCGGGCGCCGAGCCCGACAGCACCCAGCTCGCCGACGACCTCTACGCCCGCTGGGTGCAGTACGGCACGTTCCAGCCCATCGACCGGCTGCACAGCAACCACAGCGACCGTCTGCCCTGGCAGTACGGCGAGGAGGCGGATGCGTCGGCGTCGCAGTTCCTGAACCTGCGCGAGAACCTCGTGCCGCTGTCGTACACGCTGGCCGCCGAGGCGCAGTCGACGGGTGTGCCCGTGACGCGCCCGCTCTACCTCCAGTACCCCGACCAGCAGGAGGCGTACGGCCAGGCCGGACGTGAGTACCTGTACGGATCCGACATCCTCGTCGCGCCCGTCACCACACCGGGCTCGACCGCGGACACGACCGTCTGGTTCCCGGCGGGCGACGACTGGGTCGACTGGTTCACCGGTGAGGTGCACGCCGGGGGCACCACCGCCACCGTCACCACCGGCCTCGACCGGATGCCCGTGTTCGTGCGCGCCGGCGGCATCGTCCCCTCGCGGAGCGCGAACGTGCCGAACGCGTCGGCCCCGCTGACCGACGTGACCCTCTCCGTCGCCGCAGGCGCGGACGGGTCGTTCGACCTCTACGAGGACGACGGCGGCGCGGCCGACGTGGTGCAGTCGGCGACGACCGCCGTCACGTACACGCAGCAGGGGGCGGGCGGCACGCTCGCCATCGCTCCCGCGTCGGGCTCGTTCGCCGGGCAGGTGTCGGATCGCACCTGGACGGCGGAGTTCTCCGACGTCGATGCGCCGGTCACGGTGCTCGTGGACGGGGTCGCGGTGCCTGCGGCGTCGGCTGGTTCCGGTGCTGCCGCCGCGGCGCCTGCCGCCGGCTGGACGTACGACGCGGCGACGCGCACCCTCACGGTGCCGGTGTCGACGCGCTCCGTCTCGTCCGGTGCGACGGTGACCTTCTCGCCGGACGCCCTGCCGACGCCCGCGCTCGCGGTGGGCTCCCCCTCGGTCGCCGCAGGCTCGACGCAGACCGTCACCGGGTCGGGCTTCCCCGCCGACGTCGACGTGGCGCTGACGACCGCGCCCGACCTCGGCTCCGCGACGGCGCACACGGACGCGGCTGGCGCGTTCACGGCGGACCTCCCCGTCGCCGCCGGCGCGGCCGCCGGCGACTACACGGTGGTCGCCTCCGTGGCCGGCGCCGAGCTCGCCCGCGCCACCTTCGCGGTCACCGCGGCCGGCGGCCCCGGCGGTCCCGGCGGCCCGGGCGAGCCTGGCGGCCCCGGAGCCCCCGGCGGCCCCGGGACGGGTCCGGGCTCGGGCTCGGGTGGCTCCGGATCGGGCTCGGGTTCCGGATCGGGCAGCGGGTCGAACTCGGGCGACCTCGCCTCGACCGGCTTCGCCCTCCCCGGCGCGCTGCTCGCCGCCTCGGCGCTCGTCGCCGTCGGCGCCGCCCTCACCTGGCGCCTCCGCCGCCGTCGCCTCCGCCACGGCGACTGA
- a CDS encoding TetR/AcrR family transcriptional regulator, which translates to MNESALTLRDERKATTSRRLKEAARALTAERGLSGFTIEELCSEVGVSRRTFFNYFASKENAVIGIPIDSDREAIEQAFVEAGPTGLDSILDYLLELQMARWATVDLTHDDVRDLFQAFEREPKLLQVALRLAGEGERDDIALVERREALPAGDVRAATAVQLFGALLRASVEEMFRAHEGSSPDDLRALLRRRLEVARQLLA; encoded by the coding sequence ATGAACGAGAGTGCACTCACCCTGCGAGACGAGCGGAAGGCCACGACCTCCCGGCGCCTCAAGGAGGCTGCGCGCGCTCTCACGGCGGAGCGCGGGCTCTCGGGCTTCACCATCGAGGAGCTGTGCTCGGAGGTCGGAGTCTCCCGCCGCACCTTCTTCAACTACTTCGCCTCGAAGGAGAACGCCGTCATCGGCATCCCCATCGACAGCGATCGCGAGGCCATCGAGCAGGCCTTCGTCGAAGCCGGTCCCACCGGGCTCGACTCGATCCTCGACTACCTCCTCGAGCTGCAGATGGCACGCTGGGCCACCGTCGACCTCACCCACGACGACGTGCGCGACCTCTTCCAGGCCTTCGAGCGCGAGCCGAAGCTGCTGCAGGTCGCGCTCCGTCTCGCGGGCGAGGGCGAACGCGACGACATCGCCCTCGTCGAGCGGCGCGAGGCGCTGCCCGCGGGCGACGTCCGCGCCGCGACCGCCGTGCAGCTCTTCGGTGCGCTGCTCCGTGCGAGCGTCGAGGAGATGTTCCGGGCCCACGAGGGCAGCTCGCCCGACGACCTCCGTGCCCTGCTCCGCCGACGACTCGAGGTGGCGCGTCAGCTGCTCGCCTGA
- a CDS encoding MDR family MFS transporter, producing MTATAPAPLLLTKRRIWIIFSALIAGMLLSSLDQTIVSTAMPTIVGQLGGVENQVWITTAYLLATTIVMPIYGKFGDVLGRRNLFLFAIALFTLASVGCAFASDFWMFVVFRAIQGLGGGGLMILSQAIIADIVPANERGKYLGPLGGIFGLSAVAGPLLGGFFVDHLTWQWAFYINIPVGIAAFVIALVALTLPTKKATQPIDILGVLFLSAATTCLIFFTDFGGSKDHGWGAIETWAWGVGLVVAAALFVFTEARAKDPIIPLSLFKNPIFVNATAIGLTLGIGMFAAIGFIPTFLQMSSGTSAAASGLLMLPMMVGLLGTSIASGVIITRTGKYRLFPILGTLITAGAMVAMTTLAATTPVWLICVYLFFFGAGLGLIMQVVVLVVQNAVPAAQIGVATSSNNYFREVGAALGTAVFGTIFTTRLSENLTSVFTQAGASAADASQATATLDPQALNQLPEAVHQGVVDAYADALAPVFWYLLPFIAAAFVLSLFLKQIPLQDVSGLVARGEAIGGEEAERLEAEQRAARLGGAAPAAGSAAPAGSDEPAVPAGEPAREPAERE from the coding sequence ATGACCGCCACCGCCCCGGCCCCGCTGCTCCTGACGAAGCGGCGCATCTGGATCATCTTCAGCGCCCTCATCGCGGGCATGCTCCTCTCCAGCCTCGACCAGACCATCGTGTCCACCGCGATGCCCACGATCGTCGGGCAGCTCGGCGGCGTCGAGAACCAGGTGTGGATCACCACCGCCTACCTCCTCGCCACCACGATCGTGATGCCCATCTACGGCAAGTTCGGCGACGTGCTCGGGCGCCGCAACCTCTTCCTCTTCGCCATCGCGCTGTTCACGCTGGCGTCGGTCGGATGCGCGTTCGCGAGCGACTTCTGGATGTTCGTCGTGTTCCGCGCCATCCAGGGCCTCGGCGGCGGGGGACTGATGATCCTGTCGCAGGCGATCATCGCCGACATCGTGCCCGCCAACGAGCGCGGCAAGTACCTCGGCCCGCTCGGCGGCATCTTCGGCCTCTCGGCCGTGGCCGGCCCCCTCCTCGGCGGCTTCTTCGTCGACCACCTCACCTGGCAGTGGGCGTTCTACATCAACATCCCGGTCGGGATCGCGGCGTTCGTCATCGCCCTGGTCGCGCTCACCCTGCCGACCAAGAAGGCCACGCAGCCGATCGACATCCTCGGCGTCCTGTTCCTCTCCGCCGCGACGACGTGCCTCATCTTCTTCACCGACTTCGGCGGCAGCAAGGATCACGGGTGGGGCGCCATCGAGACCTGGGCCTGGGGTGTCGGGCTCGTCGTCGCCGCCGCACTGTTCGTGTTCACGGAGGCGCGCGCCAAGGACCCGATCATCCCGCTCAGCCTGTTCAAGAACCCGATCTTCGTCAACGCGACCGCCATCGGGCTCACGCTCGGCATCGGGATGTTCGCCGCGATCGGTTTCATCCCCACGTTCCTGCAGATGTCGTCGGGCACGTCGGCCGCCGCGTCCGGTCTGCTGATGCTGCCGATGATGGTGGGCCTGCTCGGCACGTCGATCGCATCCGGCGTCATCATCACCCGGACCGGGAAGTACCGGCTCTTCCCCATCCTGGGAACGCTCATCACGGCGGGGGCGATGGTCGCGATGACCACGCTCGCGGCGACCACCCCGGTGTGGCTGATCTGCGTGTACCTGTTCTTCTTCGGTGCGGGCCTCGGCCTGATCATGCAGGTCGTCGTCCTCGTGGTGCAGAACGCCGTCCCCGCGGCGCAGATCGGCGTGGCGACGAGCTCGAACAACTACTTCCGCGAGGTGGGCGCCGCGCTCGGCACCGCGGTGTTCGGCACGATCTTCACCACCCGCCTCAGCGAGAACCTCACGAGCGTGTTCACCCAGGCCGGCGCCTCAGCCGCGGACGCGTCGCAGGCCACCGCGACCCTCGACCCGCAGGCGCTGAACCAGCTGCCCGAGGCCGTGCACCAGGGTGTGGTCGACGCCTACGCGGATGCGCTCGCCCCGGTGTTCTGGTACCTGCTGCCCTTCATCGCGGCTGCGTTCGTGCTGTCGCTGTTCCTCAAGCAGATCCCGCTGCAGGACGTGTCCGGGCTGGTGGCTCGCGGCGAGGCCATCGGCGGCGAGGAGGCGGAGCGCCTCGAGGCCGAGCAGCGCGCCGCTCGCCTCGGCGGAGCGGCCCCGGCCGCTGGGTCCGCAGCCCCGGCGGGGTCCGACGAGCCCGCCGTCCCGGCCGGGGAGCCGGCCCGCGAGCCCGCCGAGCGCGAGTAG
- a CDS encoding MetQ/NlpA family ABC transporter substrate-binding protein, whose protein sequence is MTIRSTLLRAGAALATGALAISLAACSGASGSTGSGSGSGSADGSLGTVKVGALATPAGDILKWVQDNLAEEAGLTIEWTEFTDYNTPNPALSDGSTDANLFQNATFLKTYNTQSGGDLVSVGEVYLPAAGFYSDKFDSADALPNGAKIAIPNDPTNEGRALKLLASEGLITVSDDVTNLDGITDNPKDFQFTEIENASLALAVPDQDAAFVTATFALPAGLTEDQAIILENTDSSYYNVLATTPALESDPRIQKLYELLTDQRTKDYITQTWKGLIVPVE, encoded by the coding sequence ATGACCATCCGATCGACCCTCCTCCGCGCCGGCGCCGCCCTGGCGACCGGCGCCCTCGCGATCAGCCTCGCCGCCTGCTCGGGAGCCAGCGGCTCGACGGGCTCCGGCTCGGGTTCCGGCTCGGCCGACGGGAGCCTCGGCACCGTCAAGGTGGGCGCGCTCGCCACCCCGGCGGGCGACATCCTCAAGTGGGTGCAGGACAACCTGGCCGAGGAGGCCGGCCTCACCATCGAGTGGACCGAGTTCACCGACTACAACACCCCGAACCCGGCCCTCTCCGACGGCAGCACCGACGCGAACCTGTTCCAGAACGCGACCTTCCTGAAGACCTACAACACCCAGTCGGGCGGAGACCTGGTGAGCGTCGGCGAGGTCTACCTGCCCGCCGCCGGCTTCTACTCGGACAAGTTCGACAGCGCGGATGCGCTCCCGAACGGCGCGAAGATCGCCATCCCGAACGACCCGACGAACGAGGGCCGTGCACTGAAGCTCCTCGCCTCCGAGGGCCTCATCACCGTCTCCGACGACGTCACGAACCTCGACGGCATCACCGACAACCCCAAGGACTTCCAGTTCACGGAGATCGAGAACGCGAGCCTCGCGCTCGCCGTGCCCGATCAGGACGCCGCCTTCGTCACGGCGACCTTCGCGCTCCCCGCGGGCCTCACGGAGGACCAGGCGATCATCCTCGAGAACACCGACTCGAGCTACTACAACGTCCTCGCCACGACCCCGGCGCTCGAGAGCGACCCGCGCATCCAGAAGCTGTACGAGCTGCTGACCGACCAGCGCACGAAGGACTACATCACCCAGACCTGGAAGGGCCTCATCGTCCCGGTCGAGTGA
- a CDS encoding PIN domain-containing protein — MSVYLVDNSVWQKAGRNPRIASRLRELSPQHLIITCPPQVLEYCHSARTPDEYDLLRADMSALLAASVHPSAEVALDIQRALWTTGRMRAAAAFDCLIAAYAVANDAIVLHSDRDFIHIADAMEGALREEYVA; from the coding sequence ATGAGCGTCTACCTCGTCGACAACAGCGTCTGGCAGAAGGCGGGCCGCAACCCGCGGATCGCTTCTCGGCTGCGCGAGCTGTCGCCCCAGCACCTGATCATCACGTGCCCGCCGCAGGTTCTCGAGTACTGCCACTCGGCGAGGACACCGGATGAGTACGACCTCCTCCGTGCCGACATGTCGGCGCTCCTCGCCGCCTCCGTGCACCCGAGCGCCGAGGTGGCCCTCGACATCCAGCGAGCCCTGTGGACGACCGGTCGGATGCGGGCCGCCGCCGCATTCGACTGCCTGATCGCCGCGTACGCGGTGGCGAACGATGCCATCGTGCTGCACAGCGACCGCGACTTCATCCACATCGCCGACGCGATGGAAGGTGCTCTTCGCGAGGAGTACGTCGCGTAG
- a CDS encoding aldose 1-epimerase family protein: protein MSTAPRPVSGTQHRLESHGYALDIASIGATVRRVTHEGRDLVVPFEADELRPAYRGAVLAPWPNRVVDGRYDWYGTEHQLPLTEPTRGHALHGLASWLDFSAMEVAPDALTLTAVVEPQAGYPFRVEVAVRYRLDADGLHTTVTGTNLGTGVAPFGTGPHPYLVAGDSPLDEWTLSLPAETVFEVTPDRLVPAYLDAVAEARGGAFDFRSPRVIGATEIDHAFTDLVRDDAGHTTVSVTDTDGRGVAMTWGIDCAWVQIHTADLLPSQGLTRLGLAVEPMTCPPDAFNLLIDVIGLAPGESGSASWRLHALG, encoded by the coding sequence GTGAGCACCGCACCCCGCCCCGTCTCGGGCACGCAGCACCGCCTCGAGTCGCACGGCTACGCGCTCGACATCGCGAGCATCGGGGCGACGGTGCGCCGCGTCACCCACGAGGGCCGCGATCTGGTCGTGCCGTTCGAGGCCGATGAGCTGCGTCCCGCCTACCGTGGGGCGGTGCTCGCGCCGTGGCCCAACCGCGTGGTCGACGGCCGCTATGACTGGTATGGGACGGAGCACCAGCTCCCCCTCACGGAGCCCACCCGCGGGCACGCCCTGCATGGCCTCGCCTCGTGGCTCGACTTCTCCGCCATGGAGGTCGCGCCCGACGCGCTCACCCTCACCGCCGTGGTCGAGCCGCAAGCGGGCTACCCTTTCCGCGTCGAGGTGGCGGTCCGCTACCGCCTCGACGCCGACGGACTACACACCACCGTCACGGGCACCAACCTCGGTACCGGTGTCGCACCGTTCGGCACCGGCCCGCATCCGTACCTCGTCGCCGGCGACAGCCCGCTCGACGAGTGGACCCTCTCCCTCCCCGCGGAGACCGTGTTCGAGGTCACGCCCGACCGCCTCGTTCCCGCCTACCTCGACGCAGTAGCGGAGGCGCGGGGCGGCGCGTTCGACTTCCGGTCCCCTCGTGTGATCGGCGCCACCGAGATCGATCATGCGTTCACCGACCTCGTCCGCGATGACGCGGGCCATACGACGGTGTCGGTGACGGATACGGACGGCCGCGGCGTCGCCATGACCTGGGGCATAGATTGTGCGTGGGTTCAGATCCACACCGCCGACCTGCTGCCCTCGCAGGGCCTCACCCGTCTCGGCCTCGCCGTGGAACCGATGACTTGCCCGCCCGACGCCTTCAACCTGCTCATCGATGTCATCGGCCTCGCCCCCGGCGAGTCCGGATCGGCCTCCTGGCGCCTCCACGCCCTCGGCTGA
- a CDS encoding type II toxin-antitoxin system VapB family antitoxin has translation MAVTSIDIDPVELSTARRLLGASSNRETVDIALKTLIAVRRQAAVVETIIGRRFDDDQIDAPTVEPAATDRRAG, from the coding sequence GTGGCAGTGACGTCCATAGACATCGACCCCGTCGAGCTGAGCACCGCGCGACGGCTGCTCGGCGCATCGAGCAATCGCGAGACGGTCGACATCGCGCTGAAGACGCTCATCGCCGTACGGCGTCAGGCCGCGGTCGTCGAGACGATCATCGGTCGTCGCTTCGACGACGACCAGATCGATGCGCCGACGGTCGAGCCCGCCGCGACCGACCGCCGGGCGGGATGA
- a CDS encoding methionine ABC transporter ATP-binding protein produces the protein MISLRNLRKTYGRGPGAVRALDDVSLEVARGEIFGVVGRSGAGKSTLLRTVNLLERPDSGSVEVDGVEMTTLDQAGLRRARRSVGMVFQHFNLLSNRSVQQNIEFALEAARTPRARRRARATEILELVGLEGRGGSYPAQLSGGQKQRVGIARALAAEPTVLLSDEATSALDPETTESILDLIQSINRELDLTVLLITHEMEVVKRICTSAALLEDGRIVEQGAVTGLISTQGSRLASQLFPLAAPQPDDGPTVIDITFSGGTADRPVIARLARDHQLDVSILGAVVDRIGGTQAGRTRLALPVAGTAADAVIADLRGQGLLVDVLKGGRS, from the coding sequence ATGATCTCGCTGCGGAACCTCCGCAAGACCTACGGGCGCGGCCCCGGCGCCGTGCGCGCCCTCGACGACGTCTCCCTCGAGGTGGCAAGGGGGGAGATCTTCGGCGTCGTCGGCCGCAGCGGCGCGGGCAAGAGCACGCTCCTGCGGACCGTCAACCTGCTCGAGCGCCCCGACTCCGGCTCGGTCGAGGTGGACGGGGTCGAGATGACCACGCTCGACCAGGCCGGACTGCGCCGGGCCCGCCGGTCGGTCGGCATGGTCTTCCAGCACTTCAACCTGCTCTCCAACCGCTCGGTGCAGCAGAACATCGAGTTCGCCCTCGAGGCCGCCCGCACGCCGCGCGCCCGTCGCCGCGCTCGTGCCACCGAGATCCTCGAGCTGGTGGGCCTCGAGGGCCGCGGCGGCTCCTACCCCGCGCAGCTCTCCGGCGGTCAGAAGCAGCGGGTGGGGATCGCCCGGGCACTCGCCGCCGAGCCCACCGTGCTGCTGAGCGACGAGGCGACCAGCGCGCTCGACCCGGAGACGACCGAGTCGATCCTCGACCTCATCCAGAGCATCAACCGGGAGCTCGACCTGACCGTGCTGCTCATCACGCACGAGATGGAGGTCGTCAAGCGCATCTGCACCTCGGCCGCGCTCCTGGAGGACGGCCGGATCGTCGAGCAGGGCGCCGTGACCGGGCTCATCAGCACCCAGGGATCGCGCCTGGCGAGCCAGCTGTTCCCGCTCGCGGCCCCGCAGCCCGACGACGGCCCCACGGTGATCGACATCACGTTCTCCGGCGGCACCGCCGACCGGCCCGTCATCGCCCGGCTCGCCCGCGACCACCAGCTCGACGTCAGCATCCTCGGCGCGGTCGTCGACCGCATCGGCGGCACTCAGGCGGGCCGCACCAGGCTCGCCCTCCCCGTCGCGGGCACCGCGGCCGACGCCGTCATCGCGGACCTCCGCGGCCAGGGGCTGCTCGTCGACGTCCTCAAGGGAGGCCGGTCATGA
- a CDS encoding VOC family protein has protein sequence MSIRRAIPVVRTDDLGESRGFWVGFLGFTPGMDEPGFLMLRSPEVETTQVIVADPTAADAKVRDVDVSVEVSDVEEAYADAQRRGLEIVYPMTDEPWGIRRFFVRAPDGTVVNVASHRG, from the coding sequence ATGAGCATCAGGAGGGCCATCCCCGTGGTGAGGACGGACGACCTCGGCGAGAGCCGCGGCTTCTGGGTCGGCTTCCTCGGCTTCACGCCCGGGATGGACGAACCGGGGTTCCTCATGCTGAGGTCGCCGGAGGTCGAGACGACCCAGGTGATCGTGGCGGATCCGACCGCTGCGGACGCCAAGGTGCGCGACGTCGACGTCAGCGTCGAGGTGTCGGACGTCGAGGAGGCGTACGCCGACGCTCAGCGCCGCGGCCTCGAGATCGTGTATCCGATGACCGACGAGCCGTGGGGCATCCGCCGCTTCTTCGTGCGCGCCCCCGACGGCACGGTCGTCAACGTGGCCTCCCACCGCGGCTGA
- a CDS encoding methionine ABC transporter permease: MIDYGSPTFWSDLVEVLLKGTLETLYMTGVATLLTILIGLPLGILLVGTEKGAFLEHSLGPIWVARTVNRVLGFIVNVGRSVPFIILMIALIPLTRLIIGTFVGTTAAIVPLTIIAIPFFARMVEIAVNDVPTGLYETADSLGATKWQLVRRVLLSEALPSILLGVSTTITSIINFSAMVGVVGGGGLGNVAITYGFQRYSWIHIVFVVLILFAIVQIVQFVLTRIATAVSHRSTTAALPKDAELTINPAQGVAT; this comes from the coding sequence ATGATCGACTACGGTTCACCGACGTTCTGGAGCGATCTCGTCGAGGTCCTCCTCAAGGGCACGCTCGAGACCCTCTACATGACCGGGGTCGCGACGCTCCTCACGATCCTCATCGGGCTGCCCCTCGGCATCCTGCTCGTCGGGACGGAGAAGGGAGCGTTCCTCGAGCACAGCCTCGGGCCGATCTGGGTCGCCCGCACGGTGAACCGCGTCCTCGGGTTCATCGTCAACGTCGGCCGGTCGGTGCCGTTCATCATCCTGATGATCGCGCTCATCCCCCTCACCCGGCTCATCATCGGGACCTTCGTCGGGACGACCGCGGCGATCGTGCCGCTGACGATCATCGCCATCCCCTTCTTCGCCAGGATGGTCGAGATCGCCGTCAACGACGTCCCCACCGGGCTCTACGAGACCGCGGACTCGCTGGGCGCCACGAAGTGGCAGCTCGTGCGCCGCGTCCTCCTCTCGGAGGCGCTCCCGTCGATCCTGCTCGGCGTCTCGACGACGATCACCTCGATCATCAACTTCTCCGCGATGGTCGGGGTGGTGGGCGGCGGGGGCCTCGGGAACGTCGCCATCACCTACGGCTTCCAGCGCTACAGCTGGATCCACATCGTCTTCGTCGTCCTGATCCTGTTCGCGATCGTGCAGATCGTGCAGTTCGTGCTGACGAGGATCGCCACCGCCGTGTCCCATCGGAGCACCACAGCAGCACTGCCGAAGGATGCGGAGCTCACCATCAACCCCGCACAAGGAGTAGCCACATGA